Proteins encoded within one genomic window of Companilactobacillus sp.:
- the thrC gene encoding threonine synthase yields the protein MNKNYTSTRDKQINISAKDAIKKGFADDGGLFVYPELNQLKVDLDQLKDLNYQQIASIILSKLLPDFSKEEIDNSIDQAYSNSFDTTDITPVVPVNNFFVLELFHGPTSAFKDVGLQMLPQLMKHVLGPDNKVMILTATSGDTGKAALEGFKNLDNMGITVFYPHNGVSKVQQLQMETTNGSNTEITAIRGNFDDAQSNVKKIFNDAKFEKELGPKVSLSSANSINIGRLIPQVVYYFDSYIQLVKKGSIKLGDKVNFTVPTGNFGDVLAGYYAKQMGLPVNKFIVASNENNVLTKFFQNGVYDRNMPFFQTVAPSMDIQISSNFERLLYYKSNEDTNYVNQLMADLEKDGRYQVSDEVLQSIKEDFYCGYATDKQIEESISEVYKQDNYLMDPHTAVGYKVMRDYQKLDDDTPTVLLSTASPYKFVRVVAQSILDAVPNDDFNAMQKLNDVTKLPIPKNLANVWNLPVLHEDVIDTDQMESYVKSKVEDQFYDKN from the coding sequence ATGAATAAAAACTATACAAGTACTAGAGACAAGCAGATTAATATTTCTGCTAAAGATGCCATTAAAAAAGGATTCGCTGACGACGGAGGATTGTTCGTCTATCCTGAACTAAATCAGCTTAAAGTCGACCTTGATCAACTAAAAGATCTCAATTATCAGCAAATTGCTTCTATTATATTGAGTAAGTTACTGCCAGATTTCTCAAAAGAAGAAATCGACAACAGTATCGACCAAGCATATAGCAATAGTTTTGACACCACCGATATAACTCCCGTTGTTCCTGTAAATAACTTTTTCGTCCTAGAATTGTTCCACGGGCCAACAAGCGCCTTTAAAGATGTTGGTCTACAAATGTTGCCACAATTGATGAAGCATGTGTTAGGACCAGACAATAAAGTCATGATCTTAACTGCAACTAGTGGCGATACTGGTAAAGCCGCTCTGGAAGGTTTCAAGAATCTCGACAATATGGGTATCACAGTATTCTACCCACACAATGGAGTCAGCAAGGTCCAACAGCTGCAAATGGAAACTACTAACGGCAGCAATACTGAGATCACTGCTATTCGTGGAAATTTTGACGATGCTCAAAGTAATGTTAAAAAGATTTTTAATGATGCAAAATTTGAAAAAGAATTGGGTCCTAAAGTCAGTCTTTCAAGTGCCAACTCAATCAATATCGGACGTCTGATCCCACAAGTGGTCTACTACTTTGATTCTTATATACAATTGGTCAAAAAAGGTTCTATTAAACTCGGCGACAAAGTCAACTTCACTGTTCCTACTGGAAACTTTGGTGACGTTCTAGCTGGTTATTATGCAAAACAAATGGGCTTGCCGGTTAATAAATTTATCGTTGCAAGTAACGAAAATAACGTTTTGACAAAATTTTTCCAAAATGGGGTTTATGACCGCAACATGCCATTTTTCCAAACAGTTGCCCCTAGTATGGATATCCAGATCTCAAGTAACTTCGAACGTCTGCTCTACTATAAGAGCAACGAAGATACTAATTACGTAAACCAATTGATGGCGGACTTAGAAAAAGACGGACGTTACCAAGTATCTGATGAAGTTTTGCAAAGTATTAAAGAAGACTTCTACTGTGGCTATGCAACTGACAAACAAATCGAAGAGTCGATCTCAGAAGTATATAAACAAGACAACTATTTGATGGATCCACACACTGCAGTTGGTTACAAAGTTATGCGCGATTATCAAAAATTAGACGACGATACACCAACAGTTTTGTTGAGTACTGCTAGTCCATACAAGTTTGTCCGTGTGGTCGCTCAATCGATCTTGGATGCTGTGCCAAACGACGACTTCAATGCTATGCAGAAATTAAACGACGTTACCAAGCTACCTATTCCTAAGAATTTAGCTAACGTTTGGAACTTGCCAGTACTTCACGAAGATGTGATCGACACAGACCAAATGGAGTCATACGTTAAATCGAAAGTTGAGGACCAGTTTTATGATAAGAATTAA
- a CDS encoding homoserine dehydrogenase, translating into MKVAILGFGTVGKGVYEIIKKANIQTQNLSVSHIFIRKSRERILPQMTPDIDEIVNDDQTDVVVEALGGIEPAHEFILKALNHGKHVITANKAVIAKYLKEFTDAADANNVKFYFEASVGGGIPWIQGLEKALRIDSVNSISGIFNGTSNFILDQMSRNGQSFSEVLSKAQELGYAEADPSADIDGIDVANKLCISADIAYNINIQDRSKLPVFGIRNIKSSDVKFFEKNGYSVKLIGQTHQKGNKFDYVVEPTLFLNHTLEANTPDNYNLISLNGDTIGKLDFFGQGAGMFPTANAVVQDLLDIKEEKDHLKRDFNNEMEYSPELTKNDYLVRSNENVASLFKDYAPSKKDDYLVIHQISTGEMHRIMKSILKVDHAAFMVSLPSNSSLAGDSSISKQEAVA; encoded by the coding sequence ATGAAAGTCGCAATTTTAGGATTCGGAACAGTAGGAAAAGGCGTATACGAAATTATTAAGAAGGCGAACATTCAAACCCAAAACCTCTCTGTTAGTCATATTTTTATCAGAAAGAGTCGGGAACGGATACTTCCTCAAATGACACCAGATATTGATGAGATCGTAAATGACGATCAAACAGATGTCGTAGTTGAAGCTCTCGGTGGTATTGAACCAGCTCATGAATTTATCTTAAAAGCATTGAACCATGGTAAACATGTCATTACAGCTAATAAAGCCGTAATTGCTAAATATTTGAAAGAATTCACAGACGCTGCAGATGCAAACAACGTGAAGTTTTACTTTGAAGCTTCAGTTGGTGGAGGTATTCCTTGGATCCAAGGGCTTGAAAAAGCACTCCGCATCGATAGCGTCAATTCTATTTCCGGTATTTTTAACGGAACAAGTAACTTCATCTTAGACCAAATGAGTCGCAATGGGCAATCGTTTTCAGAAGTTTTATCTAAGGCTCAAGAATTAGGATATGCGGAAGCTGATCCTAGTGCCGATATCGATGGTATCGATGTTGCCAATAAGCTCTGTATCAGTGCAGATATCGCTTACAACATCAACATCCAAGATCGTTCGAAATTACCAGTATTTGGAATTAGAAATATCAAGAGTTCTGATGTTAAATTTTTTGAAAAAAATGGCTATTCAGTTAAATTGATTGGTCAGACACATCAAAAGGGCAACAAATTCGATTACGTGGTTGAACCAACATTATTCTTGAATCACACATTGGAAGCTAACACACCTGACAATTATAATTTGATCTCATTAAACGGAGACACGATTGGAAAACTTGACTTCTTTGGTCAAGGAGCAGGGATGTTCCCAACAGCTAACGCAGTTGTTCAAGACTTGTTGGATATCAAAGAAGAAAAAGATCACCTTAAACGTGATTTCAACAATGAAATGGAATATAGCCCCGAACTAACAAAGAATGATTATCTAGTTCGTTCAAACGAAAATGTCGCATCACTATTTAAAGACTATGCACCATCTAAAAAAGATGATTATCTAGTAATTCACCAAATCTCAACAGGAGAGATGCACCGGATCATGAAATCAATTTTGAAAGTTGATCACGCTGCATTTATGGTAAGTCTGCCGAGTAATAGCAGCTTAGCGGGTGACTCTAGCATATCAAAACAGGAGGCAGTCGCATAA
- the thrB gene encoding homoserine kinase, with amino-acid sequence MIRIKVPATSANIGPGFDCMGLAVSLYSSVDFEKSEQKLVIQGCPEEFQNEQNLVYQAFIKCCNYLGQDVPNVKITIENNIPVARGLGSSAFCIVAGLEGANQWFKAGLSKEVLLDLATEMEGHPDNVSPAIYGKLGVSFIDEDKNVQTVHFDVDQKLQFVTLIPDYEVSTDKARAILPTQMSYREAIYQVGHAVALSKAMELGDLKLISASIIDKMHEPYRSQLIPDYDTAKKICESANGTMYISGSGSTMMAIVANEEDAKQIVTETQKDFPNWNVYHLNVDTQGAISEVI; translated from the coding sequence ATGATAAGAATTAAAGTCCCCGCAACTAGTGCCAACATCGGACCTGGTTTCGATTGCATGGGGTTAGCTGTATCGCTGTATTCGTCAGTTGATTTTGAAAAATCTGAACAGAAATTAGTCATCCAAGGTTGTCCTGAAGAATTTCAAAACGAACAAAACTTGGTCTATCAAGCGTTCATCAAATGTTGCAATTACTTGGGCCAAGATGTTCCAAATGTAAAAATTACGATTGAAAATAACATCCCTGTCGCTCGAGGATTAGGAAGTTCTGCTTTTTGCATCGTGGCTGGTTTAGAAGGCGCTAATCAGTGGTTCAAAGCTGGCCTTTCAAAAGAAGTCTTGCTTGATCTAGCAACGGAAATGGAAGGACATCCCGATAACGTCTCCCCTGCTATCTATGGTAAATTAGGTGTTTCGTTTATTGATGAAGATAAAAACGTCCAAACAGTCCATTTCGATGTTGATCAAAAGTTGCAATTCGTGACTTTGATCCCAGACTACGAAGTCAGTACTGACAAGGCTCGGGCAATCTTGCCAACGCAAATGTCATATCGTGAAGCAATTTATCAAGTTGGACATGCTGTTGCTTTGTCAAAAGCGATGGAGTTAGGCGACCTTAAATTGATCTCGGCATCGATTATCGACAAGATGCACGAACCTTACCGCAGCCAATTGATCCCCGACTACGATACCGCTAAGAAAATCTGTGAGTCAGCAAATGGTACAATGTATATTAGTGGAAGTGGGTCAACGATGATGGCAATTGTTGCCAATGAAGAAGATGCAAAACAAATTGTTACGGAAACACAAAAAGACTTCCCAAATTGGAATGTCTATCATCTGAA